From Vitis vinifera cultivar Pinot Noir 40024 chromosome 5, ASM3070453v1, the proteins below share one genomic window:
- the LOC100261147 gene encoding mogroside IE synthase, translating to MESDKRLSETHIMVLPFHSQGHINPMFQFSKRLASKGLKVTLLITTSSISKSMHAQDSSINIEIICEGFDQRKAESIEDSLERYRIAASQSLVELIEQHSRSNHPAKILVYDSILPWAQDVAERQGLHGASFFTQSCAVSAIYYHFNQRAFSSPLEGSVVALPSMPLFHVNDLPSFISDKGSDAALLNLLLNQFSNFQKVKWILFNTFTKLEDEVMNWMDSQRPVKTIGPTVPSMYLDKRLEHDRDYGLSLFKQNIDTCITWLDTKEIGSVVYVSFGSVASLGEEQMEELAWGLKRSNSHFLWVVRELEEKKFPYNFVEETSGKGLVVSWCPQLKVLAHKAVGCFLTHCGWNSTLEALSLGVPMVAMPQFSDQTTNAKFIEDVWRVGVRVKADEKGIVKRQEIEMCIKEIMEGERGNEMKRNAERWKELAKEAVNEGGSSDKNIEEFVAEILCS from the exons ATGGAGAGCGACAAAAGACTCAGTGAAACACATATCATGGTCCTTCCTTTCCATTCACAGGGTCACATAAACCCAATGTTCCAATTCTCCAAGCGCTTAGCCTCCAAAGGTCTCAAAGTTACACTATTAATCACAACAAGCTCCATTAGCAAGTCCATGCATGCCCAAGATAGCTCCATCAACATTGAGATCATTTGTGAAGGGTTTGACCAACGCAAAGCAGAAAGTATTGAGGACTCTTTGGAGCGCTATAGAATAGCAGCTTCACAAAGCTTGGTTGAGCTCATTGAGCAACACAGTAGGTCCAACCATCCCGCTAAAATCCTTGTGTACGATTCGATTTTGCCATGGGCACAAGATGTGGCTGAACGACAAGGCCTACATGGGGCTTCTTTCTTCACTCAATCATGTGCTGTTTCTGCCATCTATTACCATTTTAATCAAAGGGCATTCAGCAGTCCTTTAGAAGGGTCAGTGGTAGCATTGCCTTCCATGCCACTATTTCATGTCAATGATCTTCCATCATTCATTAGTGACAAGGGATCGGACGCTGCTTTACTGAACCTCTTGTtgaatcaattttcaaattttcagaaAGTGAAGTGGATCTTGTTCAACACTTTCACCAAGTTGGAAGATGAG GTGATGAACTGGATGGACAGCCAACGGCCAGTCAAGACAATAGGACCAACTGTTCCTTCGATGTACTTAGACAAAAGGTTGGAGCATGACAGAGACTACGGTCTCAGCCTTTTCAAGCAGAATATTGACACCTGCATTACATGGCTAGACACAAAGGAAATTGGGTCGGTTGTTTATGTATCATTTGGGAGCGTGGCATCACTGGGAGAGGAGCAGATGGAGGAACTAGCATGGGGCCTGAAGAGGAGCAACAGCCATTTCCTGTGGGTAGTCAGAGAATTGGAAGAGAAAAAGTTCCCCTACAATTTTGTAGAGGAGACATCTGGGAAGGGTTTGGTTGTGAGTTGGTGCCCTCAACTGAAAGTTTTGGCACATAAAGCAGTTGGGTGTTTCCTCACTCATTGCGGATGGAACTCAACGCTGGAGGCACTGAGCTTGGGAGTGCCAATGGTAGCGATGCCTCAGTTTTCCGACCAAACAACTAATGCTAAGTTTATTGAGGATGTATGGCGGGTTGGGGTTAGAGTTAAGGCGGATGAAAAGGGGATTGTTAAGAGACAGGAAATAGAGATGTGCATTAAGGAAATCATGGAGGGAGAGCGAGGGAATGAGATGAAAAGGAATGCTGAGAGGTGGAAGGAGTTGGCTAAAGAGGCAGTAAATGAAGGTGGAAGCTCTGATAAGAACATTGAAGAATTTGTTGCAGAAATTTTATGCAGCTGA